The Amycolatopsis mongoliensis genome includes a window with the following:
- a CDS encoding GTP-binding protein — protein sequence MGSSGSPPEGDLLTISAKIVVAGGFGVGKTTFVGAVSEVPPMSNEAWMTEAGEGVDEIPPGGKSTTTVAMDFGRITLRPDLLLYLFGTPGQARFWFLWDDLSRGALGAVVLVDTSRIDESFAAINYFENDSELPFVVAVNQFEGKPVHDLDEVRDALALDPSVPLVTCDARDRASTIATLTELVSHTLSLAVLSGPAGRELAGSAPHA from the coding sequence ATGGGCTCAAGCGGCTCCCCGCCTGAGGGCGATCTGCTGACGATCTCCGCGAAGATCGTCGTCGCCGGGGGCTTCGGTGTCGGCAAGACCACGTTCGTCGGGGCGGTCTCCGAGGTCCCGCCGATGAGCAACGAGGCGTGGATGACCGAGGCCGGCGAAGGCGTCGACGAGATCCCGCCCGGCGGCAAGTCGACCACCACCGTCGCGATGGACTTCGGCCGCATCACGCTGCGCCCGGACCTGCTGCTGTACCTGTTCGGCACGCCCGGGCAGGCGCGGTTCTGGTTCCTCTGGGACGACCTGAGCCGCGGCGCGCTCGGTGCGGTCGTGCTGGTCGACACCAGCCGGATCGACGAGTCGTTCGCGGCGATCAACTACTTCGAGAACGACTCGGAGCTGCCGTTCGTGGTGGCGGTCAACCAGTTCGAGGGCAAGCCGGTGCACGACCTCGACGAGGTGCGCGACGCGCTCGCGCTCGACCCGAGCGTCCCGCTGGTCACCTGCGACGCCCGCGACCGCGCCTCGACGATCGCCACCCTGACCGAGCTGGTCAGCCACACGCTGTCGCTGGCGGTGCTCTCCGGCCCGGCGGGCCGCGAGCTCGCCGGCAGCGCCCCGCACGCCTGA
- a CDS encoding DUF742 domain-containing protein yields the protein MAVADKDVISVSEKDTALPRRSRRIRAYALTGGRTSTRHQLLVETLVSVPQYDPALSGTLMPESRSLYERARSRCSIAELSVGLDLPLGVVRVLIGDLASQGAVFVHPTAHAYHHDTNVLERILDGLKRLPA from the coding sequence ATGGCCGTGGCCGACAAGGATGTGATCTCAGTGTCCGAGAAGGACACCGCCTTGCCGCGGCGAAGCCGCCGGATCCGCGCGTACGCGCTCACCGGCGGCCGCACCAGCACCCGCCACCAGCTGCTGGTGGAGACGCTGGTCTCGGTCCCGCAGTACGACCCGGCGCTGAGCGGCACGCTCATGCCCGAGTCGCGCTCGCTCTACGAACGCGCCCGGTCGCGGTGCTCGATCGCCGAGCTGTCGGTCGGGCTGGACCTGCCGCTGGGCGTGGTGCGGGTGCTGATCGGCGACCTCGCGTCCCAGGGCGCGGTGTTCGTCCACCCCACCGCGCACGCCTACCACCACGACACCAACGTGCTCGAGAGGATCCTTGATGGGCTCAAGCGGCTCCCCGCCTGA
- a CDS encoding roadblock/LC7 domain-containing protein — protein sequence MSAPHPAPANFAWLLDDFVRKVHGVSHALIMSVDGFPLTASDSVGEAEAEQLAAIASGLLSLAGNSAALFGKGACEQIIIRLTHGYFLFMGIGSGAGLAVLTSGEADMKVVAYEMTQFITNAGHALTPEVRAELRQVLTARRPRA from the coding sequence GTGAGCGCCCCCCACCCGGCCCCGGCGAACTTCGCCTGGCTGCTCGACGACTTCGTGCGCAAGGTCCACGGCGTCAGCCACGCGCTGATCATGAGCGTGGACGGCTTCCCCCTCACCGCGTCCGACTCGGTCGGTGAAGCCGAGGCCGAGCAGCTCGCGGCGATCGCCAGCGGCCTGCTGTCCCTGGCCGGCAACAGCGCGGCGCTGTTCGGGAAGGGCGCGTGCGAGCAGATCATCATCCGCCTCACCCACGGCTACTTCCTGTTCATGGGCATCGGCTCCGGTGCCGGGCTCGCGGTGCTGACCTCGGGCGAGGCGGACATGAAGGTGGTCGCCTACGAGATGACCCAGTTCATCACCAACGCCGGCCACGCGCTCACCCCCGAGGTGCGCGCCGAACTGCGCCAGGTGCTCACCGCGCGCCGGCCCCGGGCGTGA
- a CDS encoding sensor histidine kinase, which produces MASRARELLDRSRVLLDRSRVAAAQFLTAPPKHPGYTPAAGPALAALTPPVTVPEATTDDAVLAEICASVALRDLNLLDQLLARLEELEAGEEDHHRLAELYQLDHLATRLRRNAENLRVLAGQETTDDAARATSVLDVMRAAMSSIDHYARITIGRTVNLGVVGFAAEDLGRVLAELFDNAANQSSPSSPVNVSAHLTEQGSVLVRIEDEGIGIPADRIDGLNARLAAGGELDDAAARHMGLAVVSRLAARHDVTVRLDRRSPHGTVATVLLPTGIVTELAENAWSGTRTVTVEPVKAPDGEPAAVGGPPRRRPGTFPREEPVTAIPRKPTPRPRPVEQTGGTTANGLPRRVPGSIRGAAPEPPPPPPAPASPGSGHDQLLADLGAFADGERAALAENRSQQDETPGGTAS; this is translated from the coding sequence ATGGCCAGCCGGGCCCGGGAACTCCTGGATCGATCACGCGTCCTGCTGGACCGCTCGCGGGTCGCCGCCGCCCAGTTCCTCACCGCGCCGCCGAAGCACCCCGGGTACACGCCCGCGGCGGGCCCGGCGCTCGCGGCGCTGACGCCGCCGGTGACCGTGCCGGAGGCGACGACGGACGACGCCGTGCTGGCCGAGATCTGCGCCAGCGTCGCCCTGCGCGACCTCAACCTCCTCGACCAGCTCCTCGCCCGGCTCGAAGAACTGGAGGCGGGGGAGGAGGACCACCACCGCCTCGCCGAGCTCTACCAGCTCGACCACCTCGCGACGCGGCTGCGGCGCAACGCCGAGAACCTGCGCGTCCTGGCCGGCCAGGAGACCACCGACGACGCCGCCCGCGCGACCTCGGTGCTCGACGTCATGCGCGCGGCGATGTCCTCGATCGACCACTACGCCCGGATCACCATCGGCCGGACCGTGAACCTCGGCGTCGTCGGCTTCGCGGCCGAAGACCTGGGCCGGGTGCTGGCGGAGCTGTTCGACAACGCCGCCAACCAGTCCTCGCCGAGCTCGCCGGTGAACGTCAGCGCGCACCTGACCGAGCAGGGCAGCGTGCTCGTCCGGATCGAGGACGAGGGCATCGGCATCCCGGCCGACCGCATCGACGGCCTCAACGCGCGGCTGGCCGCCGGCGGTGAGCTCGACGACGCCGCCGCGCGCCACATGGGGCTCGCGGTGGTCTCCCGGCTCGCCGCCCGCCACGACGTCACCGTGCGCCTGGACCGGCGCAGCCCGCACGGCACGGTCGCCACCGTGCTGCTGCCCACCGGCATCGTCACCGAGCTCGCCGAGAACGCGTGGTCCGGCACCCGGACCGTCACGGTCGAACCGGTCAAGGCACCGGACGGCGAGCCGGCCGCCGTGGGCGGACCCCCGCGGCGCCGGCCGGGCACCTTCCCGCGGGAGGAGCCGGTCACCGCGATCCCGCGCAAGCCCACCCCCCGCCCGCGGCCGGTCGAGCAGACCGGCGGGACCACCGCCAACGGCCTGCCGCGCCGGGTGCCCGGCAGCATCCGCGGCGCCGCGCCCGAACCACCCCCGCCACCACCGGCCCCGGCGTCGCCCGGTTCCGGTCACGACCAGCTGCTCGCCGACCTGGGCGCGTTCGCCGACGGCGAGCGGGCCGCGCTCGCCGAGAACCGCTCCCAGCAGGACGAGACGCCCGGAGGAACCGCCTCGTGA
- a CDS encoding TetR/AcrR family transcriptional regulator: MPPDEPPKLTLRERKKREARRALAQAALRLSLDRGLENVRVEDIATEVGVSPRTFNNYFSSKEQAVCSMVVDRHEGMREALLARPEGEPLWESVKQAVIHQYSREGEPDRAYVARIRELMGQLMLRGEFLNAHAAVERVLAETIAKRAGGADHLLCRLMAATVESAVRVAFVNWFMSEGEPFLPTLERLLDELATGMPTLTGGTAPRPGPNTTTTSLGEPLC; encoded by the coding sequence ATGCCGCCGGACGAACCACCGAAGCTGACGCTGCGGGAACGCAAGAAGCGCGAGGCCCGCCGGGCGCTCGCGCAGGCCGCGCTGCGGCTCTCGCTGGACCGCGGGCTGGAGAACGTGCGGGTCGAGGACATCGCCACCGAGGTCGGTGTCTCCCCCCGCACATTCAACAACTACTTCTCCAGCAAGGAGCAGGCGGTCTGCTCGATGGTCGTCGACCGCCACGAGGGGATGCGCGAAGCCCTGCTCGCCCGGCCCGAGGGCGAGCCGCTCTGGGAGTCCGTCAAGCAGGCGGTGATCCACCAATATTCGCGTGAGGGCGAGCCGGATCGCGCGTATGTTGCGCGTATCCGGGAGCTGATGGGCCAGCTCATGCTGCGCGGCGAGTTCCTCAACGCCCACGCGGCGGTCGAACGCGTCCTCGCCGAGACCATCGCGAAGCGGGCGGGCGGGGCGGACCACCTGCTGTGCCGGCTGATGGCCGCCACGGTGGAAAGCGCTGTCCGCGTCGCCTTCGTCAACTGGTTCATGAGCGAGGGCGAGCCGTTCCTCCCGACCCTGGAACGGCTGCTGGACGAGCTGGCGACGGGGATGCCCACCCTGACCGGCGGCACCGCGCCGCGACCCGGACCGAACACCACCACCACATCACTGGGGGAACCGTTGTGCTAG
- a CDS encoding ABC transporter ATP-binding protein: MLVKLLRSHLRPYQATLWLIVALQLVQTIAMLYLPTLNADIVDNGLIKGDIGYIMRIGAVMLAVTLAQIAGSIGAVYYGARTAMAVGRDIRAGVFHRVQDFSAREVGQFGTPSLITRTTNDVQQIQMLVVMTLTLMVSAPIMCVGGIILALNLDVPLSSLLLVIVPVLAIAVGTIITKMRPAFRLMQERIDKINQVLREQIMGIRVIRAFVRDKHERERFDVANDQLLTVSLRVGRLMALMFPIVMLVMNASSVAVLWFGGQRIDSGSMQIGALTAFLSYLLQILMSVMMATFMFMMVPRAEVSAERISEVLDTETSVRLPASPVTPGALHGHLELSGVEFRYPGAEKPVLQDISLIGRPGETTAVIGSTGTGKTTLLNLIPRLMDATQGTVKVDGIDVRDLDQAVLARAVGLVPQKPYLFAGTVASNLRYGNPDATDEELWHALEVAQGKDFVAAMPEGLDAPIAQGGTNVSGGQRQRIAIARMLVHKPEIYLFDDSFSALDYATDAALRRALVSETADATVIIVAQRVSTIRNADRIIVLDEGRVVGTGTHHELFDGNETYREIVLSQLTEQEAA, encoded by the coding sequence GTGCTAGTCAAGCTCCTGCGCAGTCACCTGCGCCCGTACCAGGCCACGTTGTGGCTGATCGTGGCGCTGCAGCTCGTGCAGACGATCGCCATGCTCTACCTGCCGACGCTGAACGCCGACATCGTCGACAACGGTCTGATCAAGGGGGACATCGGCTACATCATGCGCATCGGCGCCGTGATGCTCGCCGTCACGCTCGCCCAGATCGCCGGCTCGATCGGCGCGGTGTACTACGGCGCCCGCACGGCGATGGCGGTCGGCCGCGACATCCGCGCCGGCGTCTTCCACCGGGTGCAGGACTTCTCCGCCCGCGAGGTCGGCCAGTTCGGCACGCCGTCGCTGATCACCCGCACCACCAACGACGTCCAGCAGATCCAGATGCTGGTCGTGATGACGCTGACGCTGATGGTGTCGGCGCCGATCATGTGCGTCGGCGGGATCATCCTGGCGCTGAACCTCGACGTGCCGCTCTCCTCGCTGCTGCTGGTGATCGTGCCGGTGCTGGCGATCGCGGTCGGCACGATCATCACCAAGATGCGCCCGGCGTTCCGCCTGATGCAGGAGCGGATCGACAAGATCAACCAGGTGCTGCGCGAACAGATCATGGGCATCCGCGTCATCCGCGCGTTCGTCCGCGACAAGCACGAACGCGAGCGCTTCGACGTCGCGAACGACCAGCTGCTCACGGTGTCGCTGCGCGTCGGCCGGCTGATGGCGCTGATGTTCCCGATCGTCATGCTCGTGATGAACGCCTCCAGCGTCGCCGTGCTGTGGTTCGGCGGCCAGCGCATCGACTCCGGCAGCATGCAGATCGGGGCACTGACGGCGTTCCTGTCCTACCTGCTGCAGATCCTGATGTCGGTCATGATGGCCACGTTCATGTTCATGATGGTGCCGCGCGCGGAGGTCAGCGCCGAGCGGATCAGCGAAGTGCTCGACACCGAGACGAGCGTCCGGCTGCCGGCGTCGCCGGTCACGCCCGGCGCGCTGCACGGCCACCTGGAGCTGTCCGGGGTCGAGTTCCGCTACCCCGGCGCGGAAAAGCCGGTGCTGCAGGACATCTCGCTGATCGGGCGGCCGGGCGAGACGACCGCGGTGATCGGGTCGACGGGCACCGGCAAGACCACGCTGCTGAACCTGATCCCGCGGCTGATGGACGCCACGCAGGGCACGGTGAAGGTCGACGGCATCGACGTGCGTGACCTGGACCAGGCGGTACTGGCCCGCGCGGTCGGGCTGGTGCCGCAGAAGCCGTACCTGTTCGCCGGCACGGTGGCGAGCAACCTGCGCTACGGCAACCCGGACGCCACCGACGAAGAGCTGTGGCACGCGCTGGAAGTCGCGCAGGGCAAGGACTTCGTCGCGGCGATGCCCGAAGGCCTGGACGCGCCGATCGCCCAGGGCGGCACGAACGTCTCGGGCGGTCAGCGGCAGCGCATCGCGATCGCCCGGATGCTGGTGCACAAACCGGAGATCTACCTGTTCGACGACTCGTTCTCGGCGTTGGACTACGCGACCGACGCGGCTCTGCGCCGCGCGCTGGTTTCGGAGACCGCCGACGCGACGGTGATCATCGTCGCGCAGCGCGTCAGCACCATCCGGAACGCCGACCGCATCATCGTCCTCGACGAGGGCCGCGTCGTCGGGACCGGCACCCACCACGAACTCTTCGACGGCAACGAAACCTACCGGGAGATCGTGCTGTCCCAGCTGACCGAACAGGAGGCGGCGTGA
- a CDS encoding ABC transporter ATP-binding protein, whose product MAGGAPPEKALDFKGSLKRLLRMLAPQRLQLIGVLVLGAASVALTVIGPKILGQATDAILAGVLGRQVPPGVTKEQIVAGLRARGDGTLADIYGRVDLVPGVGIDFDKVGQILLTVLALFVIASFFGLVQARLTTTLVQNAVYRLRQDVEEKFARLPLKYFDRQPRGEVLSRVTNDIDNLAMSLQQTLSQIVSSLLTVIGVLIMMFLISPLLAVIALITVPLSAVVAAKIGKRAQPNFIKQWATTGKLNAHVEEMYTGHSLVKVFGRREESAAIFDKQNETLYEASFRAQFISGMIQPAMMFIGNLSYVLVAVIGALRVASGSLTLGEVQAFIQYSRQFSQPVTQIASMANLLQSGVASAERVFALLDAEEQAPEPEHPERPSPVHGRVEFQDVSFRYLPDKPLIDDLSLTVEPGQTVAIVGPTGAGKTTLVNLLMRFYELDSGRITLDGVDIAKMNREELRDQTGMVLQDAWLFGGTIAENIAYGADNPTRDEIVEAATATYVDRFVRTLPDGYETILDDEGGTVSAGEKQLITVARAFLAKPVILILDEATSSVDTRTEVLIQRAMNSLRSGRTSFVIAHRLSTIRDADVILVMEHGRIVEQGDHETLLHSGGAYSRLYAAQFAEAMAETD is encoded by the coding sequence ATGGCCGGCGGCGCACCACCGGAGAAAGCCCTCGACTTCAAGGGTTCCCTCAAGCGGCTGCTCCGGATGCTGGCCCCGCAACGGCTCCAGCTGATCGGGGTGCTCGTCCTCGGTGCCGCGAGCGTCGCGCTGACCGTGATCGGGCCGAAGATCCTCGGGCAGGCCACCGACGCGATCCTGGCCGGCGTCCTCGGCAGGCAGGTGCCGCCGGGCGTCACCAAGGAGCAGATCGTCGCCGGGCTGCGTGCCCGCGGCGACGGCACGCTCGCCGACATCTACGGGCGCGTGGACCTCGTGCCCGGCGTGGGCATCGACTTCGACAAGGTCGGGCAGATCCTGCTGACCGTGCTGGCGCTGTTCGTGATCGCGTCGTTCTTCGGGCTCGTCCAGGCCCGGCTGACGACGACCCTGGTGCAGAACGCCGTCTACCGGCTGCGCCAGGACGTCGAGGAGAAGTTCGCGCGGCTGCCGCTGAAGTACTTCGACCGCCAGCCGCGCGGCGAGGTCCTTTCCCGCGTCACCAACGACATCGACAACCTGGCGATGTCGCTGCAGCAGACGCTGTCGCAGATCGTCTCGTCGCTGCTGACGGTGATCGGCGTGCTGATCATGATGTTCCTGATCTCGCCGCTGCTGGCGGTGATCGCGCTGATCACGGTGCCGCTCTCGGCCGTCGTGGCGGCGAAGATCGGCAAGCGGGCCCAGCCGAACTTCATCAAGCAGTGGGCGACGACCGGGAAGCTCAACGCGCACGTCGAGGAGATGTACACCGGGCACTCGCTGGTCAAGGTGTTCGGCCGGCGCGAGGAGTCCGCGGCGATCTTCGACAAGCAGAACGAAACGCTGTACGAGGCGAGCTTCCGGGCGCAGTTCATCTCCGGGATGATCCAGCCGGCGATGATGTTCATCGGCAACCTGAGCTACGTGCTGGTGGCGGTGATCGGCGCGCTGCGCGTCGCGTCGGGCAGCCTGACGCTCGGCGAGGTCCAGGCTTTCATCCAGTACTCCCGCCAGTTCAGCCAGCCGGTGACGCAGATCGCCAGCATGGCGAACCTGCTGCAGTCCGGCGTCGCCTCGGCCGAGCGGGTGTTCGCGCTCCTCGACGCCGAGGAGCAGGCACCGGAGCCGGAGCACCCGGAGCGGCCTTCGCCGGTGCACGGGCGCGTCGAGTTCCAGGACGTCTCGTTCCGCTACCTGCCGGACAAGCCGCTGATCGACGACCTGTCGCTCACCGTCGAACCCGGTCAGACGGTGGCGATCGTCGGCCCGACCGGCGCGGGCAAGACCACGCTGGTCAACCTGCTCATGCGGTTCTACGAGCTCGACAGCGGGCGGATCACGCTCGACGGCGTCGACATCGCGAAGATGAACCGCGAGGAACTGCGCGACCAGACCGGCATGGTGCTGCAGGACGCGTGGCTGTTCGGCGGCACGATCGCGGAGAACATCGCCTACGGCGCCGACAACCCGACCCGCGACGAGATCGTCGAAGCGGCGACGGCGACGTACGTCGACCGGTTCGTGCGCACCCTGCCGGACGGCTACGAGACGATCCTCGACGACGAGGGCGGCACGGTCAGCGCGGGCGAGAAGCAGCTGATCACGGTGGCGCGGGCGTTCCTGGCGAAGCCGGTCATCCTCATCCTCGACGAGGCGACCAGTTCGGTCGACACCCGCACCGAGGTGCTGATCCAGCGGGCGATGAACTCGCTGCGCAGCGGGCGGACCAGCTTCGTCATCGCCCACCGGCTCTCGACTATCCGCGACGCGGACGTGATCCTGGTGATGGAGCACGGCCGGATCGTGGAGCAGGGCGACCACGAGACGCTCCTGCACAGCGGCGGCGCCTACTCGCGGCTGTACGCGGCCCAGTTCGCCGAAGCCATGGCGGAAACCGACTGA
- a CDS encoding DNA polymerase ligase N-terminal domain-containing protein, which translates to MADKLTEYRGKRGKDRTPEPWPDGPPEPGDNDLFVIQEHHASRLHWDFRLERDGVLVSWAVPRGLPLTPGVNRLAVHTEDHPMEYLTFEGEIPAGEYGGGRMTVWDTGKYETLHWNDHKVEVVFHGERARGKYLFLNRHNADDDRDWMLRRLDPAEPGHEDAPEFLEPMTAVPGELPADDDEWAYEFAWGGLRTMLLVSGGRVTAHDGSGADVTGRYPDLHKLGEELGSTEVLLDGEVVVVKDGKPSPEGLEERRRAGDAAAKRLKTYCPVFYFASDVLHLDGKPTLALPYTERRELLEGLPVADRHWQVPRYFLGGGEAVLGASRQHGLPGVVAKRADGEYRPGSGGWLFVGN; encoded by the coding sequence ATGGCGGACAAACTCACCGAGTACCGCGGCAAACGCGGCAAGGACCGTACTCCCGAGCCGTGGCCGGACGGGCCGCCGGAGCCCGGGGACAACGACCTCTTCGTCATCCAGGAGCACCACGCCTCCCGGCTGCACTGGGACTTCCGGCTGGAACGCGACGGCGTGCTCGTGTCGTGGGCCGTTCCGCGGGGCCTGCCACTCACGCCCGGGGTGAACCGGCTCGCGGTGCACACCGAGGACCACCCCATGGAGTACCTCACGTTCGAGGGCGAGATCCCGGCGGGCGAGTACGGCGGTGGCCGGATGACCGTGTGGGACACCGGGAAGTACGAAACCCTGCACTGGAACGACCACAAGGTCGAGGTCGTCTTCCACGGCGAGCGGGCGCGCGGCAAGTACCTCTTCCTCAACCGGCACAACGCCGACGACGACCGCGACTGGATGCTGCGGCGCCTCGATCCGGCCGAGCCGGGGCACGAGGACGCGCCGGAGTTCCTCGAGCCGATGACCGCGGTCCCGGGCGAGCTCCCGGCGGACGACGACGAGTGGGCGTACGAGTTCGCGTGGGGCGGCCTGCGCACGATGCTGCTGGTCTCCGGCGGCCGCGTCACCGCGCACGACGGCTCCGGCGCCGACGTCACCGGCCGCTACCCGGACCTGCACAAGCTGGGCGAAGAGCTGGGATCGACGGAAGTCCTGCTGGACGGCGAAGTGGTCGTGGTGAAGGACGGCAAGCCCTCCCCCGAAGGCCTCGAAGAACGCCGCCGGGCCGGCGATGCCGCGGCGAAGCGCCTCAAGACGTACTGCCCGGTCTTCTACTTCGCCAGCGACGTCCTCCACCTCGACGGCAAGCCGACGCTGGCGCTGCCGTACACCGAACGCCGTGAGCTGCTGGAAGGCCTGCCGGTGGCCGATCGTCACTGGCAGGTCCCCCGCTACTTCCTCGGCGGTGGCGAGGCCGTGCTCGGCGCCAGCCGCCAGCACGGCCTGCCGGGCGTGGTCGCCAAGCGGGCGGACGGCGAGTACCGCCCCGGCTCCGGCGGCTGGCTGTTCGTCGGCAACTGA
- a CDS encoding SPW repeat protein: protein MTSHSTPAGGQRTAVLGAAAGLVLLAGLYLVLAPWVTGFGGAGVLAFSNTVVGVVLIALAIARTATRRVRFLGWVVPVLGAWAALSPWLLRQAAGTQPSTAALVGNAVAGAVVVVAGVVVLVRGD from the coding sequence ATGACTTCGCACAGCACTCCGGCCGGTGGGCAGCGGACCGCCGTGCTCGGCGCGGCCGCGGGCCTCGTCCTGCTCGCCGGTCTGTACCTCGTGCTCGCCCCCTGGGTCACCGGGTTCGGCGGGGCGGGCGTGCTCGCGTTCAGCAACACCGTCGTCGGCGTGGTCCTGATCGCGCTGGCGATCGCCCGCACCGCGACCCGGCGCGTGCGGTTCCTCGGCTGGGTCGTCCCGGTGCTCGGCGCGTGGGCGGCGCTTTCCCCGTGGCTGCTGCGGCAGGCCGCCGGGACGCAGCCGTCGACGGCCGCGCTCGTCGGCAACGCCGTCGCCGGCGCGGTGGTCGTCGTGGCCGGCGTGGTCGTGCTCGTCCGCGGTGACTGA